Part of the Polyangiaceae bacterium genome, CGAAATCCTCCGAGCTCGGACGGATCTCCCACGCGAGCCCGACGGAGGGCGGACTGCCCGCGTTCTCGAGCGCGGTCGTGACGGCGATGACCTGGTCGAGGTCGGTGCCCAAGCCGAGGAGCAGTGTCCCGCCCGCTCGTGCGAAGAGCCGTGAGAGGTCCGCGATGGAGTCGCCGTGCACCGCGCCGAGCGGGATGGAGAGTGGAACCGCGAGGTCGCCGGAGAGCCGAGCGAGGACGCCCCTCGCGGAGCCCGCGAAGCGCTCGGCGCGAAGCGCGATGACCCGGACCCCCGACGCGCGGACTAGCGCGCCGAGGGCCCGAGCGTCGTCGGCTGTCTCGACGACGAGCTCGATCCCGTCGAGCCCACGCGCCCGGCACGCGACGTCCAATGCATCGAGCGCGAGGCCGGGCGCTGCCGCAGCGCTCAGCGACAGCTTCATGCCTTGCTCTTCTCGATGAGGACGCGCCAGACCGCGGGTCCCTGCTCGACGTAGGTCCACTGGAACTGCCCGGTGCGCGTCGCCTCGAATTGCCTCCGGAGCGGGTAGGGATCGTGGTCGTTGATCAGC contains:
- a CDS encoding DUF2249 domain-containing protein codes for the protein MAIELDIRVVPPREKHPAIFRTFDALGAGEAFTLINDHDPYPLRRQFEATRTGQFQWTYVEQGPAVWRVLIEKSKA